One Gossypium hirsutum isolate 1008001.06 chromosome A11, Gossypium_hirsutum_v2.1, whole genome shotgun sequence genomic window carries:
- the LOC107956332 gene encoding uncharacterized protein, translated as MAPFEDKAKLICERLKVASDKKKSYADLRRRDIEYQVGDKLFLKISPWKKVLSFEQKGKLSLRFNGPYDVIERIGPYRTDPSHVVPVEEIEVRSDLLYEKELVAILDRKVKVLRNKTHKTEEATWESEDIMRPQYMCLFDIGKL; from the exons ATGGCTCCATTTGAG GACAAGGCGAAACTTATTTGTGAGCGGTTGAAGGTAGCTTCAGATAAGAAAAAATCTTATGCTGACTTGAGACGTCGAGATATCGAATATCAGGTTGGTGATAAGTTGTTTTTGAAGAtctcaccttggaagaaggttttAAGCTTCGAGCAGAAGGGTAAGCTTAGTCTGAGGTTCAATGGGCCTTACGATGTGATTGAGCGGATTGGACCG TATAGAACAGATCCTTCTCATGTTGTTCCTGTTGAAGAGATTGAAGTTCGATCTGATCTTTTGTATGAGAAGGAACTGGTTGCGATCTTAGACCGTAAGGTCAAGGTGCTACGCAACAAGACCCATAAGActgaggaagccacttgggagtcagaagatatCATGAGGCCTCAGTATATGTGTTTGTTCGATATAGGTAAactttga